gagtgtgtgtgtgtgtgtgtcgggggtggggtggggaggggggcaGTTGCAGTCCtggtttttatttcatttttttttatcatttttattgatacattttcaaaacatcAATCCAAAATGGTGGCCATCGTCACTCGTCTCCATTCCTTTAACTTTAAGACATCTCCGTTCAGTGTTTGGCTGCCGATAAATCCAGTGTATGTGGAAGACTTAGAGGCTCCGTTACATTTACAGTGTACATTTCATCACATCGCTCAGAGAGCCTTGTCCAGACTCACATCCAGCCTAATCCTGTTACTTTCTTAAGCCCTATTTGGATAGGATTAGTTTTATCTGGGAAATAGGGTTAAAGTAATTATTGCCCAAGTATCTCCGTGATTTTACCTACCGTATAACAAGCAGTAAAAATGAGCCCAGGTTATTAATCCTGTGGGAACCGATGTGGGTTTATATTCCGTCATATCCCACCCTAAAAGATGTTTCCTTTGGGTTTTCTTGAGAACTGAAATGCTGAGGGAGGCAACAATTGATGTAATATGCAACGCAAATCAGACTTCGTTGTGAAAACCTCATATCCACAAGACGACCTAAAGCAGTACTTAGAAGAGGGAAACTTCTGGCAACTATAGGGAAGTTTTAGGCAATAGCAACTACAGACGTGTTATGAATGTGTTTCCAACTCATAAATTACTACCATTTAATTCTTTGTAATAAcggtgtatgagtgaatgtagTGTTTCCCCATCCTCTCACCTATTAACCACTGGTATGAAGTCATTGaaggctggatatttttggttggtgagcTGTTCTCAGGACTGTAGTGACAGTCTAAAGCTCCAGTAGAGCCGCTGATCTTTGGTGGGAGGCAGTGCGTTGATTGGCTGCTCCCATCTCTGTTATTTACACCTAGATTTCTTATCCCGTGCAATCATCACTGACGTCCAGTGGTAAAATGGCATGACCCCAGCACCGCACGTAAAACTAAACCCATCTGAATAGGGCTTCAGGCAGGCAATCAAACCTCGGTGTGATACACTGTACAGTGAAAGACTTGTGCAGTGAAAGGGTGATGTGACTGATGTGCCATTTCTACTGAACACACACGGTCTTGGTGGTTTTtagattatattttatttagaaatggCTTATGAATTGGAGGGTGAACCATGGCGCAACAGGTACTGTCACTGTTaaacagctctagggtcctggggttgtgggttcaatcacCACTCCAAGTGACAGttggtgaggagtttggtgtgttctccctgtgtctgcgtgggtttcctccaggtgctctggttcacacacactgtccaaaaatacactttgaaaggtggattggtgactcaaaagtgtccataggagtgagtgtgtgtcactctgcaaaGGATTGgtacccctccagggtgtgttcctgccttgtgaccaatgattccgggtaggctccggacccacagcgaccctgaacttcaTAAGGACAATGGATGCAGTTTGACTGCTAAGAGAATGTGGACCAttgctgttcctttaaaatattacatttgcaCAGTTTGTACCTGTAgtgaaactctgtgtgtgtgtgtgtgtgtgtgctctacaGGCTACAAAGTGGCATGAACCTGCAGATTTGCTTCGTCAATGACAGCGGCAGTGACAAAGACAGTGATGCGGACGACAGCAAGACAGAGACTAGTTTGGATACGCCTCTGTCCCCCAtggtaaatacacacacacacacacacaaacacacaaaacgtAGAGGCTGCAATAAATCTGTCACTCAATCAATCGCTTCAACTGTACATCTTCTTGAAAGGCAGAGATAGTGGTCCATGGGAAACCCAGAGACCACCCTCTGTTTACAGTCAGAGTggccattatttatttttaataaacctttattttcaatgagtagctaaaagtaatatttatgatgaataataatttactttGTAGTCCATATATGAACCGGTTTATGCTCcctagagtgggtcccccacaagTGGTTGCTCATATTTAAAATAGTTTAAACAAGAGGTCTGTCCCAAAGTCTTCTGGGAGAAGAGTGATATAGATGGGAGTTGTACTTGCGCGGCATCATGGGATTGCTTTCGTGGTCCAGGAATGGttcgatgctgccttaaaatttgcccagattaaggtatctcagtaggcTGCATAATGAGGTATCTAAGAATTGGGATGTAAAAAGCTCTCTATGTAGAAGGCTCACTATATTTTGGGACAGCCCCAAGGTGTAATGGCTGTTAAATAACTTGACGAAGATTCACTAAAGAATATCTCTTAAATGAAACAGCTAAATACAATATTTCTTTATGACATGTTTTTGATTCTTTTCTGGAGAGTTGGAATAATTGGGATAATTTTCTGATTCTCTCAGTCATTGTGGAGAGACCTGAccattgttctgagaaaacCTGCATTTTCTGTGAAGTTTAGATTCActtatttcatatttcaaaGACTGTAAAGCAGCTTTCAGTGGACGctgaaacagagacacacattaCATTACTTCACTCCACCTAATTTTAATTGCTTAAGAAATAATaaacatcagaaaataactcaTCAAAATAATCCAAAATAGTTCAGTTATATGGTCTACAAAACAATCAGAACCTGAGAAATTTGAAACCATAACATCAGCGGCCATGAGCAGCTTGTGGACCAGTGTGAATCCTCACATTTCACACTGGTCCACAATTCACACGGTGAAAAAACTGATTGAACTGATGAAGCACTGTTTAAGAGTTAGCGCTGAAATGCCTTGGACTGATgttaaaaatacagttttagtTCATCTAAACTAGGACTGGCTCATTCAGAGTACCTGCTATAGTCGAATACACCCAGTTATTCAACCGGTAAACCAGAGACAGTTTTACCATGTAATGTGTTATAGTGCTTAAACTCTAATAACGTTATGTGTTCGAAGAGAAGCGACCCGAGTCAAAATGTCCCTGCCTTGTGGTGTGGTTGTGAACCCGAGACTTCCCCGCAGATGTTATGGAGTAATTTACCGTACTCTCTGTGGTAAAGAGGCAGAGTTACACTCTTCTTCATCATGTGAGCTTTCGCCATCTTTACCTTCATATAGAAGGAGGTGGAGTTAGGTGTACCATTTTCCAGACGTCTTTAGGGAAAACACCTGTGGAAAACCTGTGGTCATGAGCACATTCCCACAATGAGGTAAATACTCATATTTAAGGATGTGGCTTCACCTAAATGTTTACCAAGACAATAGCCTTCCGTAGAAACAAAACTCTAATTAAAATTCAGCTCAGAAACCACAGCTGGGAATCACACCAGCATCTTGTAATTCCATTAATTGCTCTCCATTTAATTACACAGCTTTATTGggcaaatgaaacaaacagaaaacacaccgAATCACTTCCTGCACATTTCCATGTCCACATTATTCAAGAAGAAATAGGGTCCCTGAAGGTCAAAATGAAAGGAAGTAAGAAAAGGGGTGCAATTTCAAAGGTTTTTGTTGTAGGTGTATTGTTGGGATTGATTTGTGAAAGGTGTTCCCTTGATGGGGTGTATTTTTGGGGGTGATTTGTCAGGGTGTATTTTTGGGGTGATTTGTCAGGGTGTATTTTTGGTGGTGATTTGTCTGGGTATATTTTTGGGGGTGATTTGTCAGGGTGTATTTTTGGTGGTGATTTGTCTGGGTATATTTTTGGGGGTGATTTGTCAGGGTGTATTTTTGGGGTGATTTGTCAGGGTGTATTTTTGGTGGTGATTTGTCTGGGTATATTTTTGGGGGTGATTTGTCAGGGTGTATTTTTGGTGGTGATTTGTCTGGGTATATTTTTGGGGGTGATTTGTCAGGGTGTATTTTTGGGGTGATTTGTCAGGGTGTATTTTTGGTGGTGATTTGTCTGGGTATATTTTTGGGGGTGATTTGTCAGGGTGTATTTTTGGTGGTGATTTGTCTGGGTATATTTTTGGGGGTGATTTGTCAGGGTGTATTTTTGGGGTGATTTGTCAGGGTGTATTTTTGGTGGTGATTTGTCTGGGTATATTTTTAGGGGTGATTTGTCAGGGTGTATTTTTGGTGGTGATTTGTCTGGGTATATTTTTGGGGGTGATTTGTCAGGGTGTATTTTTGGGGGTGATTTGTCAGGGTGTATTTTTGGTGGTGATTTGTCTGGGTATATTTTTGGGGGTGATTTGTCAGGGTGTATTTTTGGGGGTGATTTGTCAGGGTGTATTTTTGGGGGTGATTTGTCAGGGTGTATTTTTGGGGGTGATTTGTCAGGGTGTATTTTTGGGGTGATTTGTCAGGGTGTATTTTTGGGGGTGATTTGTCTGGGTGTATTTTTGGGGGTGATTtgtctgggtgttttttttggtggtgaTTTGTCAGCGTGTATTTTTGGTGGTGATTTGTCAGGGTGTATTTTTGGGGGTGATTTGTCAGGGTGTATTTTTGGGGTGATTTGTCAGGGTGTATTTTTGGGGGTGATTTGTCTGGGTATATTTTTGGGGGTGATTTGTCAGGGTGTATTTTTGGGGGTGATTTGTCAGGGTGTATTTTTGGGGGTGATTTGTCTGGGTGTATTTTTGGGGGTGATTTGTAAGGGTGTATTGTTGGGGGTGATTTGTCAGGGTGTATTTTTGGGGGTGATTTGTCAGGGTGTATTTTTGGGGGTGATTTGTCTGGGTGTATTTTTGGGGGTGATTTCTCTGGGTGTATTTTTGGGGGTGATTTGTCTGAGTGTATTTTTGGTGGTGATTTGTCTGGGTGTTTTTTGGGGGTGATTTGTCAAGGTGTATTTTTGGGGGTGAtttgtctgagtgttttttgggtggtgaTTTGTCAGGGTGTATTTTTGGGGGTGATTTGTCTGGGTGTTTTTTGGGGGTGATTTGTCTGGGTGTTTTTTGGTGGTGATTTGTCAGTGTGTATTTTTGGGGGTGATTTGTCTGGGTATATATTTGGTAGTGATTTGTCTGGGTGTATTTTTGGGGGTGATTTGTCTGGGTGTTTTTTGGGGGTGATTTGTCTGGGTGTATTTTTGGGGGTGATTTGTCAGGGTGTATTTTTGGGGGTTATTTGTCTGGGTGTATTTTTGGGGGTGATTTGTCTGGGTGTATTTTTGGGGGTGATTTGTCTGAGTGTATTTTTGGTGGTGATTTGTCTGGGTGTTTTTTGGGGGTGATTTGTCAAGGTGTATTTTGGGGGGTGAtttgtctgagtgttttttgggtggtgaTTTGTCAGGGTGTATTTTTGGGGGTGATTTGTCTGGGTGTTTTTTGGGGGTGATTTGTCTGGGTGTTTTTTGGTGGTGATTTGTCAGTGTGTATTTTTGGGGGTGATTTGTCTGGGTATATATTTGGTAGTGATTTGTCTGggtgttttttggggggtgatTTGTCTGGGTGTTTTTTGGGGGTGATTTGTCTGGGTGTTTTTTGGGGGTGATTTGTCTGGGTGTATTTTTGGTGGTGATTTGTCTGGGTGTATTTTTGGTAGTGATTTGTCTGGGTGTATTTTTGGTAGTGATTTGTCTGGGTGTATTTTTGGTAGTGATTTGTCTGGGTATTTTTTGGGGGTGATTtgccaatgtgtatttttgggggTGTTTTTGGAGGGTGTGCTGTTGGGAGGGGTTTATGGGGTGCGTATTGTTGAGAGTGATTTGTCAAGGGTTTatttttgtgcatgtttttgGGGGGGTCTTGTTGGAGGGTGTATTGGGGTGATTTGTGGTGGGTGTATTTTTGGGGGTGATTTTTTAGGGTTAGGGATAATATTACACCGTCAAGGGGGCTGTAATGTTACACAGTATATTGATGGGGGCTGTATTCTCAGGAGGTGTATTGTGTGCCAGCAGGGATTAGAGCGCAGTGGAGGGTCCGGGCCGTGCGCTGAGACGTCTGGGACAAAGTAGAGCTTGATGGCCATTTTCTGGATGGTTGAGTTCTACAGGCAAAACAAATGAGATCTGAATATTCAGCATAGACTGTGATAGACACGGATCACTGGAGCACTGAGCTTCtgacagctgagagagagagagagagagagagagagagagagagagagagagagagagaggtgtttaGTGCCATCTGGCTCATCTTGTTCCTGTCTCTCCTCATCTGTTGTTCAGATGAGACTGACACTCCAAACTCGTGAGAAACTTCACACCCGTGCGCTGTGAATATAAACCCCATCAACTTATAGTGAGGCTTCAGTAGATTTCCGTATGAAGAAAGaccttttattaatttacagtTGTGTCCAGAAACATTACATTAGTTGAGGATATCACAAGTTCTCTAAAAACTGGCAATTGGGATAAATGGTCAcccactgacacctagtggcctggttCATAAATATCCTACTTAAATTATAtcaaacatggctgcccccatgtgAAGGACCCACTTTATGGAGCATAAATTAGTAGACAAAGGAAGACAAAACTGCTCATGTGGATTGTTATTTACACTAATTaagtgattttatatatatttttattattatttttatttatgggAAATTCACATACCGCTCCTAAAACGTAAACATAAAATGCACGTATTTCTTTATGAGCATGCAAAAATTACCagataaacactgtgtccattaAAATGTGTCCTCTTAGTTCCAAATAAGAGTAAATCATGCAGTTTGACCAGAGTTGCCAGAACCTCTGAATACAGGGGAAAAACAAAAGTCCCTGCTCCAGACTCACGGGGCTATGACTGCACTAATTCCACTAATCCTCTGACCATGGGCTGTGTTTCAGAGTAAGCAGAGTTCCTCGTACTCAGACCGGGACACCACTGAAGACGACTCAGAGTCTCTGGAGGACATGGACTTCCTCAGCAGGCAGAAGAAGCTCCAGGCCGAGGCGAAGCTAGCGCTGGCTATGGCTAAACCCATGGCCAAGATGCAGGTGGAGGTGGAGAAACAGAACCGCAAGAAATCGCCCGTGGCCGACCTGGTGAGTGGATACTAGCTTACAGCATCAGGGCCTGCAAAACAGTCCAGCGTTTACTAAACGCCATTTCATCTCTTCCTGAGGTTAGGATTAGTGTTAGGCTGCTCACGTGTGTACAGTAACGAAATAGACTCATGCTCATATCTCCACTGATGTCTTTCATTTTATAACCAACTTTGAAAACTCCAGCTTTATGGACgtgttttaatattattatattagtatataatgttaaataagtaaataataatttattaacatAAAGCTTTTGACTTTTGTTATTGAACTGCTTTCAATTAATATTTTCCTCAGTGATGAAACTATTTGAGATGAAACTTTTTTCAAAAAGTGTAAGCCccattttttaattcagattttaattcagtttattttattcaagCTGCTCTACTTCCTTACAGTGGTGCTTTTCACTGCAACAAAACGTTATTCAAAATTGATAAACTAGCAATGGTCCAAAATTCTTTAATATATCTACTTCTAACTACTTGTCTTGTTTCTCCACTTGCTGTCCATTCCCTCTGCTCCACACAGGTGCACTTTTtgatctacaattacagactatagtccacctTCTTCAATGCTGCAGTAAccctgacgtggtggtggtgtgttagtgtgagtcgtgatgatcagacacagcagctgtggTGGTcatgaccattaaagaacagctaGAAAGGGGGCAAATGATGTATGCAGGGCAACAGAGAAACTACtgtctataattgtagaactacaaagtgatgtggtcagtggaaccGAGAGTGGGTGTAGAAACCAGGAAGTGgtcgtaatgttatggctgatcggtgtaaAGACATGAATCTTGGTTGACGTGCCACAACTCTGGTTAGAACCAAGTGGCTGCAgaagattaatgaatgaacaagtgaatgaatgaatgaactaattgGACTAAACAACAGGAAGGAACATTaaagcagattttttttaaacctagcTCTGTAACTGAAGGGGGAACCTACACGTTTGAGTTTAGCGAAGTGCTGATAAGTGAGATTTCCAGTTCTGAAGTCTGGATGTGCTCTGTGTGCACGGAAGCCCATGTGCTCCTCCGTGTGGATAGTTTCCTCTTTCTCATCTCgctcttctcctccttctcccccGTGCCTCATCTCTGCCAGCCTCGTAGTTTCTGTTGCTCTCTGACGTCGTCATTCACATtgttctctgtatctgtgtgccTTGTGAGAGAGGAGCTCTCACCTCCCACACTGGAGAACGAGTTTGGCAAAGGGAAAAGACCTGAATCGTTGTGTTCAGCTCTTGTGGCAGCACAGTTCCACTTCCTCACTCATAGAACACTGTGTTCTAACCTCGCTTCACACAGATACCTAGAGAGCTATCCTGAAAGCCTGTGGGAGTTTCTGATGATACTTCTGATGGTTCTTATTGTGAGCAGATCCTACAGGTCAGCAGAGGGAAAAATACAGAGCTGTCATCCTTTACCAAAGAGTTAGGGCTGATATCTTTCTACAGAAGAGGAAACATTTCACGCTTggaaacaattaaataaaacacagttgGTTCCCACGGGTCACGTTTGGGTTAGATATTGACACTGGTTGTATTTTTATACGCGATACACAGGTTTAATTTCAGTAATTGATGCTGTAACACTGTTGACAGTGATGTTGAAGAAAGTGATTTTATGGGTTAAACTGGAacatgggtggcacggtggcgcagcaggttagtgttgcagtcacacagctccaggggcctggaggtcgtgggttcaattcccgctccgggtgactgtctgtgaggagtgtggtgtgttctccctgtgtctgtgtgggtttcctccgggtgactgtctgtgaggagtgtggtgtgttctccctgtgtctgcgtgggtttcctccgggtgactgtctgtgaggagtgtggtgtgttctctctgtgtctgtgtgggtttcctccgggtgactgtctgtgaggagtgtggtgtgttccccctgtgtctgcgtgggtttcctccgggtgactgtctgtggggagtgtggtgtgttctctctgtgtctgcgtgggtttccaccgggtgactgtttgtaaggagtgtggtgtgttctccctgtgtctgcgtgggtttcctccgggtgactgtctgtgaggagtgtggtgtgttctccctgtgtctgcgtgggtttcctccggttgctccagtttcctctcacagtccaaaaacacacgttggtaggtggactggcgactcaaaagtgttcataggtgtgtgtgtctgtgttgccctgtgaaggactggcgccccctccagggtgtattcccgccttgcgcccaattattccaggtaggctctggacccaccgtgaccctgaactggacaagcacttacagataatgaatgaactggaacatgtgatttttttatgCTTCGGTCAGTGTTAGTTATAAATAATCACAACAAatcaagtgtttttttctgttttcactgATAAAATCTGGAGTGTCACAGTGAgggctgtggtgtgttctctctttgtctgtgttggtttcctcccactgtccaaaagcaTACTGATAATGGACTGACCGTGTGaagcatgtgtgagtgactgagtgagcgtgtgaaagggtgtgttcctcccgTTCTCCTGATGATTCTGCGTATGCTCCAGACCTTCCACAAATAAATGAACTAATTAATGAATGGCAAAGTGAAGGCACATTagatatatatacatttgtaaatatatacaagCTCTAAAAGCACGCTCGTACTGGAAGCCTCATGATTTTTTCAGCAGGTTATTTCTGCTCCCCATGTTCCCGCACTCTCCCCAGACAATAGTTATTTTTTTACCCAGCATGCACTGCTCCATACCACACATCCAGAACACTTTCTTTATGCAGTGCAGAAATAAGCGAGGGCAGGAGCAGTGCATTATTTATGACCCACAATGCACTGGGTGGCGTGTTTGGGGACAAAGTCATGTCCAGCTGTCAGAGGCAATGAGGCTGAAACCTGAGGCTCAGAGAAGCTTTCAATAAATCAGGGTCCAAACAGTGGCGCACTGCAGTTTACAGCCACAGTGGATCTAGTTTTCAGCCTTTAAAGACACATTTAAAGGTTCTGGTTCAGGGCAGTAATGGACTCCTGTTCTGCTTTGTGCTGGAAGACCTTCATATaggtcatttaaataaaataaaataattttaaataaaattattttatccatccattatctataagcgcttatccagttcagggtcacggtgggtccagtccttcacagggcaacacacacagacacagagagaacacacctcacagacagtcacccggaggaaacccacgctgacacagggagaccacaccacactcctcacagacattcacccggaggaaacccacgctgacacagggagaacacaccacactcctcacagacagtcacccggaggaaacccacgcggacacagggagaacacaccacactcctcacagacagtcacccggaggaaacccacgcagacacagagagaacacaccacactcctcacagacagtcacccggaggaaacccacacggacacagggaaaacacaccacacttctcacagacagtcacccggaggaaacccacgcagacacagggagaacacaccacactcctcacagacagtcacccggagaaaacccacacggacacagggaaaacacaccacacttctcacagacagtcacccggaggaaacccacacggacacagggaaaacacaccacacttctcatagacagtcacccggaggaaacccacgctgacacagggagaacacaccacactcctcacagacagtcacccggaggaaacccacacggacacagggaaaacacaccacacttctcacagacagtcacccggaggaaacccacgcggacacagggaaaacacaccacactcctcacagacagtcacccggaggaaacccacacagacacagagagaacacaccacactcctcacagacagtcacccggaggaaacccacacggacacagggaaaacacaccacacttctcacagacagtcacccggaggaaacccacgcagacacagggagaacacaccacactcctcacagacagtcacccggagcgggaatcgaacccacaacctccgggaccctggagctgtgtgactgcaccaccgtgccgcccgatattgtattatttaaataagttACCTGGTTTTCTTTATATTCGAGGTCATATTAATGATCAAATTGTGTGTTAAACTGATAGTAAACCTGTTAAATTGTGTGCACACTTTATAAACctaatttataaaagtaatacaTCTAAGCTCTTTAGAGTCCAGCTGAAAATCCAGATTCAAACACTCGCTAACTCTAACACTAACCCGGATAGAAATGTGTGGTCTGCACTAAATGAATTTAACAAATGAATCAATTAATGGAATTGTTaatgacaggaaaaaaaaattcctatttaaatatttagaattAATTTGAAAACACCCCgtatcttttttaaatttacatcaGATTCTCAGAAAGTATtgtctgtgtattttattataaaaattgttGGTTTGtctctgtaatattttatacGAATTACAACTGTCTATTTCATGACAGATTTATACAGATaacctttttctctcttttctcttgaATCACACCTCTTCAAAAATGATGATGTTGACATTGAATATTTGGGCAAAATGTCATGACTTTCTCAGCTCACCGTAGGAGGACTTCTGTACGCAGGAATACCTGCCGTTTCACTCGGTCTTCCTGAGCGATTTCCATTATTCAGGGACTTTTGCTTTTCTCTGTTGCATCATCAAATTAATAAGCAAAGCTTTCAGGGCTCAGATGACACATGATTTTACACTGACCAATGAGACGGAAATTCCAAGCTAGAGTCACACCGCATTTCTAGGACAGTATCGTCCCACGTTTTCtaaccaccaccaacaccaccaccaccaccctttCTTCACTCGAGGAGCAGGAAGCAGCTGGTCACAGTGTCAACATGCACGCTAATGAAGTGAAACAATGCAAAGAAACTAATGTGAGGTAAAGTCAGCGTCAGTCAGAGAAGCCTAAAAACACTCGAGTAAAGTAATAGGTAATTCTGCAATCCCACCTCTCACCCATGCTCCCAGTGCACATCATTCAGTTCCCTACTGATTCAATTCCTCTGCTCTGGGGTGAAACCGACGGAAGAAGTGAGTAACACTTGTTCGAATAAGTCTTAAAGGATGATGTCACCTTTACGTCACTCCTCATAAACTgcttatgtaggtgtcatgtGTTAATTACCGCAGTGAATCCTTTTGGTCGGAAATACAATGCTCGTGCTCCAAATCAGTGGtttaaacaaagaaatgaaATACGACAGAAATCCTCAGAAATGTTGAATATCTATATAATGTTTAACCGTTTTATAACACTCAAGTATTAATATTTAAGAACCTCCCCT
This window of the Hoplias malabaricus isolate fHopMal1 chromosome Y, fHopMal1.hap1, whole genome shotgun sequence genome carries:
- the LOC136679156 gene encoding schwannomin-interacting protein 1 encodes the protein MNLQICFVNDSGSDKDSDADDSKTETSLDTPLSPMSKQSSSYSDRDTTEDDSESLEDMDFLSRQKKLQAEAKLALAMAKPMAKMQVEVEKQNRKKSPVADLLPHMPHISECLMKRSLKPTDLRDMTLGQLQVIVNDLHSQIESLNEELVQLLLIRDELHMEQDAMLVDIEDLTRHAESQQKHMAEKTLSK